One genomic segment of Vibrio quintilis includes these proteins:
- a CDS encoding ABC transporter ATP-binding protein, protein MLSVKNLNIQIDQLTLADQMSFSLQPGQVNVIIGPNGTGKSTLLKALFGDMTLQSGELQYNDTLHQAVSVSVWRQLFGYMPQDIRMDIGLTVIEVVLLGRLDALSLRVDDLMLQESMKILHQLGLTHLANRDVRTLSGGQCQMILFAQALMRCPDILMLDEPVSALDLHYQHVLLEHLATQTIEHNYVTLMVLHDLNLAAQYADHLMVLNQGKIVSQGVPGDVISAELIGDVYGVEAEVSYDSQNVPFVRTLRTSHP, encoded by the coding sequence ATGCTGAGTGTTAAAAATTTAAATATTCAGATTGATCAGCTGACACTGGCTGATCAAATGAGCTTTTCTCTGCAGCCGGGACAGGTCAATGTGATTATCGGGCCGAACGGCACCGGGAAAAGTACCTTACTGAAAGCATTATTTGGTGATATGACGCTTCAGTCCGGTGAACTGCAGTATAATGATACATTGCATCAGGCTGTTTCTGTGTCGGTGTGGCGGCAGTTATTTGGCTATATGCCTCAGGATATCCGGATGGATATCGGACTAACCGTGATTGAAGTGGTATTGCTCGGGCGGCTTGATGCGCTGAGCCTGCGTGTGGATGACCTGATGTTACAGGAATCCATGAAAATTTTGCATCAGTTAGGTCTGACACATCTGGCGAACCGGGATGTAAGAACACTGAGTGGCGGTCAGTGTCAGATGATTTTATTTGCTCAGGCTTTGATGCGTTGTCCTGATATCCTGATGCTGGATGAACCTGTCAGTGCGCTGGATCTCCATTATCAACATGTATTGCTGGAGCATCTGGCAACGCAAACCATAGAACACAATTATGTCACACTGATGGTTTTACATGATTTGAATCTGGCCGCGCAATATGCCGATCATCTGATGGTTCTGAATCAGGGGAAAATCGTGTCTCAGGGAGTGCCCGGCGATGTCATCTCAGCGGAGCTGATTGGCGATGTCTATGGCGTTGAAGCAGAGGTTTCCTATGATAGTCAAAATGTTCCATTTGTGAGGACTTTACGTACTTCTCATCCTTAG